The genomic region CTGCTCGGCGCCACCGGGCATTACGCCGTCTTCAGCCGGGGCATCATCGAAATGGCCGACGTGGCCTATTTTCTGGTCTGGACAGCGCTCTTTCTGTTTCTGAACGGTCTGCACATCGAGGGCCGGGGCCGCAGGAATTTCGGCGGCCTGTTCGCGCTGTGCACCGGCCTGTGCCTGGGAATCGGCTTGGTCTTCAACGGCTTGGCGGGCGACATGAGCCTGGGCCGCTTCGACTGGACCGAAGGCAAGATCCACACCGTGAGCCCCGCCTCCAAACGCATCCTGGCCGACCTGACCGTGCCGGTGCAGGTGACCTACTACGTCACGCCCGAGGAGGACATGCCCACGGAAATCAAGACCCTGGAGCGTGACGTCCTGGACCGGCTGGAAGAGCTGCGCCTGGCCAGCCACGGCAAGCTGACCTACAAACGGGTGCACATGCACGCGGCCAACGTCCTGGCCGGCGGCCCCCTGGATCAGCCCCGGAAACCCGCCGACGGCCTGGAACGGCGCATGCTCGAAAAAGGCATCGAACCTTTTTCCGTGTCGGCCATGCGCCAGACCGGCGCGGTCAGCGACCTGATCTATTCCTCCATCGGCGTGGCCTACAAGGACAAGCCCGAAGAAATCATCCCCAATATCGTGCCCGACAGTCTGGGCGAGCTGGAATATTATCTCGTATCCACGGCCTTCCGCCTGACCCAGGCCAAAAAGCCGGTGGTGGCCATGGTCGGCGGCGAACAATTCGGCCTGCTGAACCAGGTGCTGGAACAGGAAAAATACCAGGTCCGGCCCGTGACCATCTCGGCCCAGGACCCGTTGCCCCAGGACGCCGACGTGCTGTTGCTGATGCAGCCCACCGCCCTTTCCGAACGCCAGGCCTGGGAGATCCAACGTGCCCTGGCCGGCGGCCGCAAAACCATCCTGGCCGCCCAAACCAGCCAGTGGGACTACAACATGGCCCAGGGCAACCTCGCCATCACCCGCATCCCGCTGACCACGGGCCTGGAAAACATGCTCGGACAGTTCGGCGTGAGCCTGGAACCCAAGGTGCTCATGGACGAACAGAGCGTGCCCATCCGCGTCGCCCGCAATCAGGTCGATCAGATGTTCGGCGGTGGCATGAGCCTCAACCTGCCGATCCAGATCATGCTCGCCAAGGGTTCCATGAACGCCGACGACCCGCTCACGGCCCGCCTGAACGATCTGTTTTTCCCGTGGGGTTCGGCCATCACGCAGGATCAGGCCAAAGTGAACGCCGCCGGGCTGAACGCCACGGTCCTGATTTCGTCCAGCCCGCGCTCCTGGCTGGCCGAGGTGAGCGACACCCTGACCCAGGCCCAGATCACCCCGCCGGCCGCGAACGCCACGTCCTTTCCGGTGGCCATCCGCCTGACGGGCCAATTCCCGGCTCCGCCGGAACCGGCGCCAGCCTGGCCCGAAGCCGAAGGCGCGCCGGCCGAGCAGCATCTGGAAACGGCCCAAGCCCCGGGCGAGCTGCTCTTCATCGGCGGGTCGAGCATGTTCGGAGACGACATGCTGCAGCACAATGTCGATCTGATCATGAATGCCGTGGACGCCATGGCTTTTGGCCCGGACCTGATCCAGATCCGGGGCAAGAAGGTGCCGGACCGGATCATTTTGAATGTCAACCCGGCCTCGGCCGCGACCTGGAAAATTCTGGCCTACGGCCTGCCCACGGCCATCATCACCGCCCTGGCCCTGTTCCGGATCTGGAGCCGGAAACGCAGACGGGCCCTTTTCGCCCAGCACATGAGGAACGCCGCATGAACACCAAGAACATTCTGATCCTGACCGTGATCCTGGCCCTGCTTGGCGCCGGCTTGTGGTACAAAAAAAACGCGAGTCCACCCCAAAATCTGATGACCGCCGAATCCCTGCACCGCTTCGCACCAGAGGACCTGGACCTCGAAAGCATCACCGGCGTTGACGTGACCGGACCGGACAACGCCACGGTGCGCCTCGACAAAACAGAAGCGGGTTGGGTCGTGGCCAGCCTGGACAACGCCCCGGCCAACGCGGCCAGCATTGACCATCTGCTGGAAACCGTCGCCAATCTGCGCGGCGAACAGCGCGCCAACGACGAAGCCGTGCTGCCCGATTTCCAGCTCGACGCGGCCGGCGCCGTGCGCCTGACCCTGCGCCAAGGTCAGCGCGACGTGCTGCGTCTGCTCCTGGGCAAGGGTGATTTCCGGACCGTGTTCGTGCGCGAGGACGGCGCGAACGCGGTCCACGTCGTTCCCGGGACGCTGCTGACCCAGATCGGCCTCAAGGGACGCGCGCCGTCGCCCCAATTCTGGATCGATACCAACCTGCTCTCCATCGCGGCCCCAGACGTGCGCGAACTGCGCCTGACCATGCCAGGGGCCGAGGCCGTCCTGACCCGCGCGGCCCAACCCGGGCCCAACGCCACGAACGCCACAAATGCCACGGCCACGCCCGCCTGGGCCTTCCGCCAAACCAAGGGCAAAGGCCTGACACAGGCCCAGCTGGAAGACATTGTCCCGGCCCTGGCCAGGGTCAGCGCGGCCGAAGCCCTGCCGGTAAACGACCCGCGCCGGACCGGCCTGGAACAACCGACGCATGCCCTGACCGTTCAGACCGCGTCC from Deltaproteobacteria bacterium harbors:
- a CDS encoding DUF4340 domain-containing protein, with protein sequence MNTKNILILTVILALLGAGLWYKKNASPPQNLMTAESLHRFAPEDLDLESITGVDVTGPDNATVRLDKTEAGWVVASLDNAPANAASIDHLLETVANLRGEQRANDEAVLPDFQLDAAGAVRLTLRQGQRDVLRLLLGKGDFRTVFVREDGANAVHVVPGTLLTQIGLKGRAPSPQFWIDTNLLSIAAPDVRELRLTMPGAEAVLTRAAQPGPNATNATNATATPAWAFRQTKGKGLTQAQLEDIVPALARVSAAEALPVNDPRRTGLEQPTHALTVQTASKTMTLRAARPSPDADAVVRLDDAAHAYTMRGIVFERLFPNAAPKK